The following are from one region of the Gemmatimonadales bacterium genome:
- the phoU gene encoding phosphate signaling complex protein PhoU, which produces EVIRGDRTINTLESSIEEQAFQLIALHQPMAKDLRLIFAAIRIVGDLERVGDHAGNIAQCAERLAAYPHIVPQPEIVEMARLSRQMLADALSAFVRGDAPLAREVCRRDDAVDALNDSVFRILLTHMMEDQRVIKPGMELILVSRNLERVADLATNVAEDVVFLEEGKTIKHHAEDERPAPDAAS; this is translated from the coding sequence GGAGGTGATCCGCGGCGACCGCACGATCAACACGCTGGAGAGCAGCATCGAGGAGCAGGCGTTCCAGCTCATCGCGCTGCACCAGCCCATGGCCAAGGACCTGCGGCTGATCTTCGCCGCGATCCGCATCGTGGGCGACCTCGAGCGGGTGGGCGACCACGCGGGCAACATCGCGCAGTGCGCCGAGCGGCTCGCGGCCTACCCGCACATCGTGCCGCAACCCGAGATCGTGGAGATGGCGCGGCTCTCGCGGCAGATGCTCGCGGACGCGCTCTCGGCGTTCGTCCGGGGCGACGCGCCGCTGGCGCGCGAGGTGTGCCGCCGCGACGACGCGGTGGACGCGCTGAACGATTCCGTGTTCCGGATCCTGCTCACGCATATGATGGAGGATCAACGGGTTATCAAGCCCGGGATGGAGCTGATCCTGGTGAGCCGGAATCTCGAGCGGGTGGCGGACCTCGCGACGAACGTCGCCGAGGACGTAGTATTCCTGGAGGAAGGCAAGACCATCAAGCACCACGCGGAGGACGAGCGGCCAGCGCCGGACGCCGCTTCATGA
- a CDS encoding thymidylate kinase encodes MGIHDSHDYPGRLIVVEGIDGSGKSTQLSLLQTFLVSEGYDVSFTEWNSSPIVKDTTRRGKKKNLFSPTTFSLIHATDFADRHERSILPPLQAGLIVLADRYAYTAFARDVARGCDPAWVRGLYQFATRPDLALYFRVDIDTAVARITGGRIQLKFHEAGMDLGLSPDPITSFRVFQTRVIEQYDRVAEEFDLTVLDGSRSVVEQQREMRRLVKPILKGLRRAHAPRSAPAAVAPAAPAVR; translated from the coding sequence ATGGGCATTCACGATTCGCACGACTATCCGGGGCGGCTGATCGTCGTCGAGGGCATCGACGGGTCGGGCAAGTCCACCCAGCTGTCCCTGCTCCAGACTTTCCTGGTGTCGGAAGGCTACGACGTGTCGTTCACGGAATGGAACTCCAGCCCGATCGTGAAGGACACCACCAGGCGCGGCAAGAAGAAGAACCTGTTCTCTCCGACCACGTTCTCGCTCATCCACGCCACCGACTTCGCGGACCGGCACGAGCGCTCGATCCTGCCGCCGCTCCAGGCGGGGCTGATCGTGTTGGCCGACCGCTACGCCTACACGGCGTTCGCGCGCGACGTGGCCCGCGGCTGCGACCCGGCGTGGGTCCGCGGCCTGTACCAGTTCGCCACGCGGCCCGACCTGGCGCTGTACTTCAGGGTGGACATCGACACCGCGGTGGCGCGGATCACCGGCGGCCGCATCCAGCTCAAGTTCCACGAGGCGGGGATGGACCTGGGGCTCTCGCCCGACCCGATCACCTCGTTCCGCGTCTTCCAGACCCGGGTGATCGAGCAGTACGACCGTGTCGCGGAGGAGTTCGATCTCACCGTCCTCGACGGGAGCCGATCGGTGGTCGAGCAGCAGCGCGAGATGCGCCGCCTCGTGAAGCCGATCCTGAAGGGCCTGCGCCGCGCGCACGCGCCGCGCTCGGCCCCGGCCGCGGTCGCGCCGGCCGCCCCCGCAGTCCGGTGA
- a CDS encoding thymidylate kinase, with protein sequence MMDARFYGSGLAKLEIPPDLPGNLIVVEGADGVGRSTHIELLQGWLEGQGFAVSSTGLVRSALTRRGIESAKEGHSFDRTTMALFYATDLADRIEHEIVPALRSGFVVLADRYVYTTIARGATRGLDREWLARMYGFALIPRRVFFLRLDPDELIRRTLRRGGELDYWEAGRDIGLAPDLYSSFRKYQRLMLEEFDRMAVQYDFTTIDASRSVEDVQAELRREVANLLDPSLLTPTVDVSDD encoded by the coding sequence ATGATGGACGCCCGCTTCTACGGCTCCGGGCTCGCCAAGCTCGAGATTCCCCCCGATCTGCCGGGCAACCTCATCGTGGTCGAGGGCGCCGACGGGGTCGGGCGCTCGACCCACATCGAGCTGCTGCAGGGCTGGCTCGAGGGCCAGGGCTTCGCGGTCTCCTCCACCGGCCTGGTGCGCTCGGCGCTGACCCGGCGGGGCATCGAGTCGGCGAAGGAGGGGCACTCCTTCGACCGCACGACGATGGCGCTGTTCTACGCCACGGACCTCGCCGACCGGATCGAGCACGAGATCGTGCCGGCGCTCCGGAGCGGATTCGTGGTGCTGGCCGACCGCTACGTGTACACCACCATCGCGCGCGGCGCGACCCGCGGCCTCGACCGCGAGTGGCTGGCGCGGATGTACGGCTTCGCCCTGATCCCGCGGCGCGTGTTCTTCCTGCGCCTCGATCCGGACGAGCTGATCCGCCGCACCCTGCGGCGCGGCGGGGAGCTGGACTACTGGGAGGCCGGCCGCGACATCGGGCTGGCGCCCGACCTGTACAGCTCGTTCCGGAAGTACCAGCGCCTGATGCTCGAGGAATTCGACCGGATGGCGGTCCAGTACGACTTCACGACCATCGACGCCTCCCGGTCGGTGGAGGACGTCCAGGCCGAGCTGCGCCGCGAAGTCGCCAATCTGCTCGATCCCTCGCTGCTCACCCCCACGGTCGATGTCTCCGACGACTGA
- a CDS encoding Ppx/GppA phosphatase family protein: protein MSPTTERFAAIDVGSNSIRCLIAERGEDGHLQIIDDLKDQPRLARGLSSTGVLAPESMERALESLGRMIQAAERRGAARLALVATAAVRDAANGAEFAERVKRELGIPLEVIDGETEARLAFLSVSEHFPIGRGRAVVADIGGGSLELVLAVGGLVDRVVSLPFGAVRLTEQFLAGTADAGDGVRRLRGAVRQKLRRAVPGREWEAAKLFGSGGTFTNLARVAAARHRGAVPTGGIHGSSVRLPELQRILEWLAAMSVEERRKVPGLNPERADIIVAGLAVAAEVLELFDAPKVAVSAFGLREGLLIHLSRPAPEGQAPTRARALRRFAERCHTDRRHGEQTARLARRLFDGLGKRLGCAPGEWDLLEAAALLHDVGQLVSYRSHHKHSYHLIAHAESLPFTPRERVLIALVSRYHRKRRPSKQHLEFAALEPEDRALVRRLAALLRMACGLDRGHVSAVEAMRLRMMPDRLLVDVVPRLVTTDLKLELWGAQRKADLLAKLLGREVVVRAAPLAESKAAS from the coding sequence ATGTCTCCGACGACTGAGCGCTTCGCCGCCATCGACGTCGGCTCCAACTCGATTCGTTGCCTGATCGCCGAGCGCGGCGAGGACGGCCACCTCCAGATCATCGACGACCTCAAGGACCAGCCGCGGCTCGCGCGCGGGCTGTCGTCCACCGGCGTGCTGGCGCCGGAGTCGATGGAGCGGGCGCTCGAGTCGCTCGGCCGGATGATCCAGGCGGCCGAGCGGCGCGGAGCCGCGCGCCTGGCGCTGGTGGCGACGGCGGCGGTGCGCGACGCGGCCAACGGCGCGGAGTTCGCCGAGCGCGTGAAGCGGGAGCTGGGCATCCCCCTCGAGGTGATCGACGGCGAGACCGAGGCGCGGCTCGCGTTCCTGTCGGTGAGCGAGCACTTCCCGATCGGCCGGGGGCGCGCGGTGGTCGCGGACATCGGCGGCGGCAGCCTCGAGCTGGTCCTCGCCGTGGGCGGGCTGGTGGATCGCGTCGTCTCGCTCCCCTTCGGCGCCGTGCGCTTGACCGAGCAGTTCCTGGCCGGCACCGCCGATGCCGGCGACGGGGTGCGGCGGCTGCGGGGCGCGGTGCGGCAGAAGCTCCGCCGCGCCGTGCCGGGCCGCGAGTGGGAAGCCGCCAAGCTGTTCGGCTCGGGCGGCACGTTCACCAACCTGGCCCGCGTCGCCGCCGCCCGGCACCGCGGCGCCGTGCCGACCGGCGGCATCCACGGGTCGTCGGTCCGGCTCCCGGAGCTGCAGCGGATCCTCGAGTGGCTCGCCGCGATGAGCGTGGAGGAACGGCGGAAGGTCCCGGGCCTCAACCCCGAGCGCGCCGACATCATCGTCGCCGGCCTCGCGGTCGCGGCGGAGGTCCTCGAGCTGTTCGACGCTCCGAAGGTCGCCGTGTCGGCGTTCGGCCTCCGCGAGGGCCTGCTGATCCACCTGTCGCGGCCGGCCCCCGAGGGCCAGGCCCCCACCCGCGCCCGGGCGCTGCGACGGTTCGCGGAGCGCTGCCACACGGACCGCCGCCACGGGGAGCAGACGGCACGGCTGGCGCGCCGGCTGTTCGACGGCCTGGGCAAGCGCCTGGGGTGCGCCCCCGGCGAGTGGGACCTGCTCGAGGCCGCGGCGCTGCTGCACGACGTGGGGCAGCTGGTCTCGTACCGCAGCCACCACAAGCACAGCTACCACCTGATCGCCCACGCGGAGTCCCTGCCGTTCACCCCGCGCGAGCGGGTGCTGATCGCGCTGGTGAGCCGCTACCACCGCAAGCGGCGCCCCAGCAAGCAGCACCTGGAGTTCGCCGCGCTGGAGCCCGAGGACCGCGCGCTGGTGCGCCGGCTGGCCGCGCTGCTGCGGATGGCCTGCGGTCTGGACCGCGGCCACGTCTCGGCGGTCGAGGCGATGCGGCTGCGGATGATGCCGGACCGGCTGCTCGTGGACGTGGTGCCGCGGCTGGTGACGACCGACCTGAAGCTGGAGCTGTGGGGCGCGCAGCGGAAAGCCGACCTGCTCGCGAAGCTGCTCGGGCGCGAGGTGGTGGTGCGCGCCGCGCCGCTGGCGGAGTCGAAGGCGGCGTCCTAG
- a CDS encoding DUF4153 domain-containing protein → MPGARLRLPSLGTVLAQAQATLRRFPLVVACGVAAAAAAILVSEDVGPGWLRDRLLAAATLGLPLCTATALLAERARSRATRVALALAGLAALAAVHASWDGWSKPVQFARYAELSVAFHLLVAVAPFVGRGLPNAFWQYNRILFTRFLAAVVSSATLFLGLALALAALDKLFGVELPRTAYFRVWVLCAFVFNTWFFLGGVPGDLDALEESPEYPAILRVFAQYTLVPLVTVYLVILTLYFARVVVSWDWPSGWIGYLVSGVAGAGILALLLVHPLAVREEQGWIAGFARAFWLGMLPAVAMLWLAVYQRVHQYGFTEPRYFLLVLSVWLGAIALYYGVTRAQRIRIIPASLCAVALLAFAGPWGAYSVSRRSQAGRVRDLLAARGVLVEGHLRRAAADFSVDDRKALSGGVRYLVATHGSRALVPVLGDSFATRVIGPAERSDADPEGRARSIVEALGVTYASRGGETGSAGRYFAFTSDDGEPTSLAGYDLLLVIRTSPPPAPDGAPVALLLRRAPSVRIVRAGQVLLDVPLDSVLSRGRTAGARGSVLPATALRFGAENARARAVAVLRSVNGYAGPAGPVVRDVQGVVLLKLKPGR, encoded by the coding sequence GTGCCCGGCGCCCGCCTGCGGCTGCCGTCCCTCGGGACGGTGCTCGCCCAGGCGCAGGCGACGCTCCGCCGCTTCCCGCTCGTGGTCGCGTGCGGGGTCGCGGCCGCGGCGGCCGCCATCCTCGTCAGCGAGGACGTGGGGCCCGGCTGGCTGCGCGACCGGCTGCTGGCCGCGGCGACGCTCGGGCTTCCACTGTGCACCGCCACGGCCCTGCTCGCCGAGCGGGCCCGGTCGCGGGCGACGCGGGTGGCGCTCGCCCTCGCCGGCCTGGCGGCGCTGGCGGCCGTGCACGCCTCCTGGGACGGCTGGTCGAAGCCGGTCCAGTTCGCACGCTACGCCGAGCTGAGCGTGGCGTTCCACCTGCTGGTCGCGGTCGCGCCGTTCGTCGGTCGCGGCCTCCCGAACGCCTTCTGGCAGTACAACCGGATCCTGTTCACGCGATTCCTGGCGGCGGTCGTCTCCTCGGCCACGCTGTTCCTGGGACTGGCGCTCGCGCTGGCGGCGCTCGACAAGCTGTTCGGCGTGGAGCTGCCGCGCACGGCGTACTTCCGCGTCTGGGTCCTGTGCGCGTTCGTGTTCAACACCTGGTTCTTCCTGGGCGGCGTCCCCGGCGATCTCGACGCGCTGGAGGAGTCGCCCGAGTATCCGGCGATCCTCCGGGTGTTCGCGCAGTACACGCTGGTGCCCCTGGTGACCGTGTACCTGGTGATCCTGACGCTGTACTTCGCCAGGGTCGTGGTCTCGTGGGACTGGCCCAGCGGCTGGATCGGCTACCTGGTGTCGGGGGTGGCGGGCGCGGGCATCCTCGCGCTGCTGCTCGTGCATCCCCTGGCCGTGCGGGAGGAGCAGGGGTGGATCGCGGGGTTCGCCCGCGCCTTCTGGCTCGGGATGCTGCCCGCGGTCGCGATGCTGTGGCTGGCGGTCTACCAGCGCGTCCACCAGTACGGCTTCACCGAGCCGCGCTATTTCCTCCTCGTGCTCTCGGTGTGGCTGGGCGCGATCGCGTTGTACTATGGCGTCACGCGCGCGCAGCGGATCCGGATCATCCCGGCGTCGCTTTGCGCGGTCGCGCTGCTGGCCTTCGCGGGTCCCTGGGGCGCGTACTCGGTGTCGCGGCGGAGCCAGGCCGGCCGGGTCCGGGACCTGCTCGCGGCCCGCGGGGTCCTGGTGGAGGGGCACCTCCGGCGCGCCGCCGCCGACTTCTCCGTGGACGACCGGAAGGCGCTGTCGGGGGGCGTCCGCTACCTGGTCGCGACGCACGGGAGCCGGGCGCTGGTGCCGGTGCTCGGCGATTCGTTCGCGACCCGGGTCATCGGGCCGGCCGAGCGGAGCGACGCCGACCCCGAGGGCCGGGCCCGCTCGATCGTCGAGGCGCTGGGCGTCACCTACGCGTCCCGCGGGGGCGAGACAGGGAGCGCCGGGCGGTATTTCGCCTTCACCAGCGACGACGGCGAGCCGACGTCGCTCGCCGGCTACGACCTGCTCCTCGTGATCCGCACCTCGCCGCCGCCGGCGCCGGACGGCGCCCCGGTGGCGTTGCTGCTGCGCCGCGCGCCGAGCGTGCGCATCGTGCGGGCCGGGCAGGTGCTGCTGGACGTGCCGCTCGACTCGGTGCTGAGCCGCGGCCGCACGGCCGGCGCGCGGGGGAGCGTGCTGCCCGCGACGGCGCTGCGATTCGGGGCCGAGAACGCGCGGGCAAGGGCCGTGGCGGTGCTGCGCAGCGTGAACGGGTACGCCGGCCCGGCCGGGCCGGTCGTGAGGGACGTCCAGGGCGTCGTGCTGCTGAAGCTGAAGCCGGGCCGCTAG
- the deoC gene encoding deoxyribose-phosphate aldolase translates to MNDTELDQLAADVVRRVLRSAHGAAGPRGPAVAAAPGAPAGTGRPLEDIAWRGPQVQLAAWTPAAGPRRVADFVDHTLLKAEATRADILKLCAEAREHRFAAVCINPAWVDLCARELAGTSVAVASVCGFPLGATTPETKAAEAAEAVSRGAAEVDMVAAIGHIKGGEWGYVEDDIRAVVEACGRRGGGALVKVIIESAVLAPEDIVKASAVARLAGAHFVKTSTGFHPAGGATADAVRLMRLTVGDDLGVKAAGGVRDCASAFAMIAAGASRIGTSSGVSFVGCLGPAPLSLAELLKQPQAHAASCRSGSCAAPAGGQPY, encoded by the coding sequence ATGAACGACACCGAGCTTGACCAGCTGGCGGCGGACGTGGTGCGCCGCGTGCTGCGCAGCGCGCACGGTGCGGCCGGGCCGCGGGGTCCCGCCGTGGCCGCGGCTCCCGGGGCGCCGGCGGGAACGGGGAGGCCGCTGGAGGACATCGCGTGGCGCGGGCCGCAGGTGCAGCTGGCGGCGTGGACGCCCGCGGCGGGTCCGCGGCGGGTCGCCGACTTCGTGGACCACACGCTGCTCAAGGCCGAGGCGACGCGCGCCGACATCCTGAAGCTCTGCGCGGAGGCGCGCGAGCACCGCTTCGCCGCGGTGTGCATCAATCCGGCGTGGGTGGACCTGTGCGCGCGCGAGTTGGCGGGCACGAGCGTGGCGGTGGCGAGCGTGTGCGGCTTCCCGCTGGGCGCCACCACCCCGGAGACGAAGGCGGCGGAGGCCGCGGAAGCCGTGTCCCGGGGCGCGGCCGAGGTGGACATGGTGGCCGCGATCGGGCACATCAAGGGCGGCGAGTGGGGGTACGTCGAGGACGACATCCGCGCGGTGGTGGAGGCCTGCGGCCGCCGGGGCGGTGGCGCGCTGGTGAAGGTCATCATCGAGAGCGCCGTGCTGGCGCCCGAGGACATCGTGAAGGCGTCCGCGGTCGCGAGGCTCGCGGGCGCGCACTTCGTGAAGACGTCCACGGGCTTCCACCCGGCGGGAGGGGCCACGGCGGACGCCGTGCGGCTGATGCGGCTCACCGTCGGCGACGACCTCGGCGTCAAGGCGGCCGGCGGCGTGCGGGACTGCGCGTCGGCGTTCGCGATGATCGCCGCGGGCGCGAGCCGGATCGGCACGTCGAGCGGCGTCAGCTTCGTCGGGTGCCTGGGACCCGCGCCGCTCTCGCTGGCCGAGCTGCTGAAGCAGCCGCAGGCGCACGCGGCGTCGTGCCGGAGCGGCAGCTGCGCGGCGCCGGCCGGAGGCCAGCCCTACTGA
- a CDS encoding EutN/CcmL family microcompartment protein: MVGDVVSTHKNERLEGKKLLLVRRLALDLEPEGAEVIALDVVDAGVGDRVLVVQEGSSARKIFDDPWIPVQAVIVGVLDRVDIGGKRVL, translated from the coding sequence GTGGTCGGCGACGTGGTCAGCACCCACAAGAACGAGCGCCTGGAGGGCAAGAAGCTCCTCCTGGTGCGGCGGCTCGCGCTCGACCTCGAGCCGGAGGGCGCGGAGGTGATCGCGCTCGACGTGGTGGATGCCGGCGTCGGCGACCGGGTGCTGGTGGTGCAGGAGGGGTCCTCGGCGCGGAAGATCTTCGACGATCCCTGGATCCCCGTGCAGGCCGTGATCGTGGGCGTGCTGGATCGCGTGGACATCGGCGGAAAGCGGGTGCTATGA
- a CDS encoding EutN/CcmL family microcompartment protein produces the protein MYLARIVGRVVSTVKQDTLAAIPLQWLQPVDASGKDRGAPVVAADTFGLGPGELCYYITAREASIALWKLDVAVDAAVVGKVERVDLK, from the coding sequence TTGTATCTGGCGCGCATCGTGGGGCGGGTCGTTTCCACCGTGAAGCAGGATACGCTCGCGGCCATACCGCTGCAGTGGCTCCAGCCGGTGGACGCGTCGGGGAAGGACCGCGGCGCGCCGGTGGTGGCGGCCGACACGTTCGGCCTCGGTCCGGGCGAGCTGTGCTACTACATCACGGCGCGGGAAGCGTCGATCGCGCTGTGGAAGCTGGATGTTGCGGTGGATGCGGCGGTGGTGGGGAAAGTGGAGAGAGTCGACCTGAAGTGA
- a CDS encoding rhomboid family intramembrane serine protease, which produces MIPYRDENPTLKAPVVTIGIVVVNVLVWLVVQGAGTTVPLARSVCELGLIPGELTGRVAAGTAFAMGPDLVCRVEGARHVGHVLTSMFLHGSWMHIIMNMWFFWIFGNNIEDSMGRWRFVVFYLMCGTAAALAQVAMDPASPVPVVGASGAISGVMGAYLVLYPRVRVYTLVPLGFFLTTIALPAWAMLGYWIVLQFMGGLPQLAGLGDNGGVAFWAHIGGFGVGAAAIKLFANRAYLESRRQNPWAPQRVRWG; this is translated from the coding sequence GTGATCCCCTATCGCGACGAGAATCCCACGCTGAAGGCCCCGGTCGTCACCATCGGGATCGTGGTGGTGAACGTGCTCGTGTGGCTGGTGGTGCAGGGTGCGGGGACGACGGTGCCGCTCGCGCGGTCGGTGTGCGAGCTCGGCCTCATCCCGGGCGAGCTGACGGGGCGCGTGGCGGCCGGGACGGCCTTCGCGATGGGGCCGGACCTGGTGTGCCGGGTGGAAGGGGCGCGCCACGTCGGCCACGTGCTGACCTCGATGTTCCTGCACGGCTCGTGGATGCACATCATCATGAACATGTGGTTCTTCTGGATCTTCGGGAACAACATCGAAGACTCGATGGGGCGCTGGCGGTTCGTCGTGTTCTACCTGATGTGCGGCACGGCGGCGGCGCTCGCGCAGGTGGCCATGGACCCGGCCTCGCCGGTGCCCGTGGTCGGGGCGTCGGGTGCGATCAGCGGGGTGATGGGCGCGTACCTGGTGCTGTACCCGCGGGTCCGCGTCTACACGCTCGTGCCGCTGGGGTTCTTCCTGACGACCATCGCGCTCCCGGCGTGGGCGATGCTGGGCTACTGGATCGTGCTGCAGTTCATGGGCGGGCTGCCCCAGCTGGCCGGCCTCGGGGACAATGGCGGGGTGGCGTTCTGGGCGCATATTGGAGGCTTCGGGGTGGGCGCGGCGGCGATCAAGCTGTTCGCGAACCGGGCGTACCTGGAGTCGCGCAGGCAGAATCCGTGGGCGCCGCAGCGAGTGCGCTGGGGCTGA
- the dnaK gene encoding molecular chaperone DnaK produces MAEKIIGIDLGTTNSVVAVMEGGDPVVIPNAEGGRTTPSVVAFTKDGERLVGQVAKRQAVTNPLNTVFSIKRFMGRRIGEVVEESKRVPYKVAAGQNDLASVEISGKRYTPPEISAMILQKMRQTAEDYLGHKVEKAVITVPAYFNDSQRQATKDAGKIAGLDVVRIINEPTASALAYGLDKKKEEKVAVYDLGGGTYDISILELAEGVFEVKSTNGDTHLGGDDFDQRVIQWLVDEFKRDQGIDLSKDPMALQRLKEAAEKAKCELSTVMQTEINLPFITADQAGPKHLNITLSRAKLEQLVGDLVQRTLEPMKKALADANLKPNEVDEVILVGGQTRMPKVQEIVKEFFGKEPHKGVNPDEVVAIGAAIQGGVLAGEVKDILLLDVTPLSLGIETLGGVTTVLIPRNTTIPTKRSEVFSTADDNQTTVEIHVLQGEREMALDNRTIGKFQLTGIPPAPRGMPQIEVTFDIDANGILHVTAKDKATSKEQKIRIEASSGLSDKEIDKMVHAAEEHAADDKRRRDEIETRNRLDALVYDVEKNSKEWSDKLEPAVKKRLEEAVEGAKKALRAGDADGIKKAAEALQGAYSEAGRSLYQSQTASSGASPEEPAAGAGGGAEPKKDEAVEADYEIVDEGKQSK; encoded by the coding sequence ATGGCTGAGAAGATCATTGGAATCGACTTGGGGACCACGAACTCCGTCGTCGCCGTCATGGAGGGCGGGGATCCGGTCGTGATTCCGAACGCCGAGGGCGGCCGCACGACGCCTTCGGTCGTCGCGTTCACGAAGGACGGCGAGCGGCTCGTCGGCCAGGTGGCCAAGCGCCAGGCCGTCACCAATCCCCTCAACACGGTCTTCTCGATCAAGCGCTTCATGGGCCGACGCATCGGCGAGGTGGTCGAGGAGTCGAAGCGGGTGCCGTACAAGGTGGCCGCGGGCCAGAACGACCTGGCGTCGGTCGAGATCAGCGGCAAGCGGTACACGCCGCCCGAGATCTCGGCGATGATCCTGCAGAAGATGCGCCAGACCGCGGAGGACTATCTCGGCCACAAGGTCGAGAAGGCGGTGATCACCGTTCCGGCGTATTTCAACGACTCGCAGCGCCAGGCGACCAAGGACGCCGGCAAGATCGCCGGCCTGGACGTGGTCCGGATCATCAACGAGCCGACGGCATCGGCTCTGGCCTACGGTCTCGACAAGAAGAAGGAGGAGAAGGTCGCCGTCTACGACCTCGGCGGCGGCACCTACGACATCTCGATCCTCGAGCTGGCCGAGGGTGTGTTCGAGGTGAAGAGCACCAACGGCGACACCCACCTGGGGGGCGACGACTTCGACCAGCGCGTCATCCAGTGGCTGGTGGACGAGTTCAAGCGCGACCAGGGCATCGACCTGTCGAAGGACCCGATGGCGCTCCAGCGCCTCAAGGAGGCGGCGGAGAAGGCCAAGTGCGAGCTGTCGACGGTGATGCAGACGGAGATCAACCTGCCGTTCATCACGGCGGACCAGGCGGGACCGAAGCACCTGAACATCACGCTGTCGCGGGCCAAGCTCGAGCAGCTGGTGGGCGACCTGGTGCAGCGCACGCTGGAGCCGATGAAGAAGGCGCTGGCCGACGCGAACCTGAAGCCGAACGAAGTGGACGAGGTGATCCTGGTCGGCGGCCAGACGCGGATGCCGAAGGTCCAGGAGATCGTGAAGGAGTTCTTCGGCAAGGAGCCGCACAAGGGCGTCAACCCGGACGAGGTGGTCGCGATCGGCGCGGCGATCCAGGGCGGCGTGCTGGCGGGCGAGGTGAAGGACATCCTGCTGCTCGACGTGACGCCGCTGTCGCTCGGGATCGAGACGCTGGGCGGCGTGACCACGGTCCTGATCCCGCGCAACACCACGATCCCCACTAAGCGCTCGGAGGTGTTCTCGACCGCCGACGACAACCAGACCACGGTCGAGATCCACGTGCTGCAGGGCGAGCGCGAGATGGCGCTCGACAACCGGACGATCGGCAAGTTCCAGCTCACCGGGATTCCGCCGGCCCCGCGCGGGATGCCGCAGATCGAGGTCACGTTCGACATCGACGCAAACGGCATCCTGCACGTCACGGCCAAGGACAAGGCGACCAGCAAGGAGCAGAAGATCCGGATCGAGGCGTCCTCCGGGCTGTCGGACAAGGAAATCGACAAGATGGTCCACGCCGCGGAGGAGCACGCGGCCGACGACAAGCGGCGCCGCGACGAGATCGAAACCCGTAACCGCCTGGACGCGTTGGTGTACGACGTCGAGAAGAACTCCAAGGAGTGGTCGGACAAGCTCGAGCCCGCGGTGAAGAAGCGGCTCGAGGAGGCGGTCGAGGGCGCGAAGAAGGCGTTGCGCGCCGGCGACGCCGACGGGATCAAGAAGGCGGCCGAGGCGCTGCAGGGCGCCTACAGCGAGGCGGGGCGCTCGCTCTACCAGAGCCAGACCGCCAGCTCGGGCGCGAGCCCCGAGGAGCCCGCCGCCGGGGCCGGCGGGGGGGCCGAGCCGAAGAAGGACGAGGCGGTGGAGGCGGACTACGAGATCGTGGACGAGGGGAAGCAGTCGAAGTAG